A single region of the Gossypium arboreum isolate Shixiya-1 chromosome 12, ASM2569848v2, whole genome shotgun sequence genome encodes:
- the LOC108477138 gene encoding U1 small nuclear ribonucleoprotein A, which produces MAEISQADEIPPNMTLYINNLNEKIKIDQLKKSLHAVFSQFGKILDVLAFKTLKHKGQAWVIFEDVSSATNALRRMQGFPFYDKEMRIQYAKTKSDIIAKADGTFVPREKRKRHEEKGGKKRKEQLDPNQASAGLNPAYAGAYGATPPLSQLPYLGARPIVPEAPAPPNNILFVQNLPHDATTMMLQMLFNQYPGLKDVRTVETKPGIAFVEYENEMQSTVAMQALQGFKIQQNQMLITYAKK; this is translated from the exons ATGGCTGAGATTAGTCAGGCAGACGAAATTCCTCCAAATATGACACTATACATCAACAATCTCAACGAGAAGATCAAAATCGACC AGTTGAAGAAGTCATTGCATGCTGTGTTTTCACAATTCGGGAAGATACTAGATGTGTTAGCATTCAAGACTTTGAAACACAAAGGTCAAGCTTGGGTTATTTTCGAGGATGTTAGCTCCGCTACCAATGCTCTTAGGCGAATGCAAGGCTTTCCCTTCTACGACAAGGAAATG AGAATACAATATGCAAAGACTAAATCAGATATAATAGCAAAAGCAGATGGCACTTTTGTACCCCGAGAGAAGCGGAAGAGGCATGAAGAAAAGG GAGGGAAAAAACGGAAAGAGCAACTTGATCCTAATCAAGCGTCAGCAGGTTTGAATCCAGCTTATGCGGGTGCTTATGGTGCAACACCTCCT CTATCACAATTACCCTACCTGGGTGCTAGACCAATTGTTCCAGAAGCTCCTGCACCACCAAATAACATCCTGTTTGTTCAGAATCTTCCTCATGATGCAACCACAATGATGCTGCAAATGCTTTTCAATCAATACCCCGGTTTAAAGGATGTCAGAACAGTGGAAACAAAACCAGGTATAGCCTTTGTCGAGTATGAAAATGAGATGCAATCAACCGTCGCTATGCAGGCACTGCAAGGTTTCAAGATACAGCAAAACCAGATGTTGATTACTTACGCAAAGAAGTAG